Proteins encoded within one genomic window of Thiothrix litoralis:
- a CDS encoding Uma2 family endonuclease, which translates to MALARQADYLNVEAYLAGERESEIRHEYVDGVAYAMAGASVNHNQITANVLTELRIHFKQTGVDCRPFSSDLLVRTGKDRYRYPDVVVVCDEQFLDDYSTESPVLIVEVLSKATRQRDRQVKRLEYLQLSSLQEYMLIEQDTVEVEVFRRSDSWRPSYYYWGDMVVLESVGLSLSVESIYERVRNEDVGRLLA; encoded by the coding sequence GTGGCATTAGCAAGGCAAGCCGATTACCTGAACGTTGAGGCATATCTCGCGGGCGAACGTGAGAGCGAAATCCGCCACGAATACGTGGATGGGGTTGCTTATGCGATGGCGGGCGCAAGCGTGAACCATAACCAGATTACGGCTAATGTCCTGACCGAATTGCGGATTCATTTCAAGCAAACGGGTGTGGATTGCCGCCCGTTCAGCAGCGATTTGCTGGTGAGAACGGGCAAAGACCGCTACCGTTACCCGGATGTTGTGGTGGTGTGCGATGAACAGTTTCTGGATGACTATTCGACCGAATCCCCGGTGCTGATTGTTGAAGTACTATCCAAGGCTACCCGCCAGCGTGACCGACAAGTTAAGCGGCTGGAGTATTTGCAGTTGTCCAGTTTGCAGGAATACATGCTGATTGAGCAGGATACGGTAGAAGTGGAAGTTTTCCGCCGGAGCGATAGCTGGCGACCTTCGTATTATTATTGGGGGGATATGGTGGTGTTGGAATCGGTTGGGTTGAGTTTGAGTGTGGAAAGTATTTACGAGCGGGTGCGGAACGAGGATGTTGGGCGTTTGTTGGCTTGA
- the uvrA gene encoding excinuclease ABC subunit UvrA, whose product MEKFIRIRGARTHNLKNIDLDLPRDKLIVITGLSGSGKSSLAFDTIFAEGQRRYVESLSAYARQFLSMMEKPDIDHIEGLSPAISIEQKTTSHNPRSTVGTITEIYDYLRLLYARAGKPRCPTHAIDLEVQTVSQMVDQVLSLPEGSKLMLLAPVVRDRKGEHLQLFESLRAQGYLRARINGEVYDLDNVPALELRKKHTIEVVVDRFKVRDDMQLRLAESFETALKLANGIARVAPMEGEGEEMVFSANYACPHCGWALAELEPRLFSFNAPAGACQTCDGLGVEQFFDPQRVVVNPSMSLAGGAVRGWDRRNAYYFQMLTSLADHFHFDVEQPWDELPAAVHKLILSGSGLEEVEFTYVGQKGQVYQRSHTFEGVLNNLKRRYRETDSNAVREELSKYLASRACPDCGGTRLNEQARNVFIAGKNLPSTTHMAIGESHAFFRDLQLPGTQGKIAEKIVREITLRLAFLVNVGLDYLTLSRSSETLSGGEAQRIRLASQIGAGLVGVMYVLDEPSIGLHQRDNERLLKTLFHLRDLGNTVIVVEHDEDAIRSADYVLDIGPGAGVHGGYIIAQGTPDEVFATPDSVTGQFMSGRRSITIPAQRTPFDPERTLKVVGATGNNLNDVTLEIPLGLLTCITGVSGSGKSTLINRTLFPFLARHLHDSSVDVAPVREVLGADQIDKIIDIDQSPIGRTPRSNPATYTGVFTAIRDMFAATQEARSRGYQPGRFSFNVKGGRCEACSGDGLIKVEMHFLPDVYVTCEVCEGKRYNRETLDVRYKGKNISEVLAMTVEDACEFFAAVPSIHTKLQTLMDVGLSYITLGQNATTLSGGEAQRVKLAKELSKRGTGKTIYILDEPTTGLHFHDVDQLLKVLHRLRDGGNTVVVIEHNLDVIKTADWVVDLGPEGGSRGGNIIAVGTPEQVAEVEGSFTGHFLKRML is encoded by the coding sequence ATGGAAAAATTCATCCGCATTCGCGGCGCACGTACCCACAACCTGAAAAACATCGACCTCGACCTGCCGCGTGACAAGCTGATCGTGATCACCGGGCTGTCGGGTTCGGGCAAGTCGTCGCTGGCGTTCGACACGATCTTTGCGGAAGGGCAGCGGCGCTACGTCGAGTCGCTGTCGGCCTATGCCCGCCAGTTCCTGTCGATGATGGAAAAGCCGGATATCGACCACATCGAAGGGCTTTCCCCAGCGATTTCCATCGAGCAGAAAACCACCTCGCACAACCCGCGTTCCACCGTCGGCACAATCACCGAGATTTACGACTACCTGCGCCTGCTCTACGCCCGCGCAGGCAAGCCGCGTTGCCCGACCCACGCAATCGACCTCGAAGTGCAAACCGTCAGCCAGATGGTCGATCAAGTATTGTCCTTGCCGGAAGGCAGCAAGCTGATGTTGCTTGCCCCCGTGGTGCGTGATCGCAAGGGCGAACACCTGCAACTGTTTGAATCGCTGCGGGCGCAAGGCTACTTACGGGCGCGGATCAATGGCGAAGTCTACGATCTGGACAATGTGCCCGCGCTGGAATTGCGCAAGAAACACACCATCGAAGTCGTGGTCGACCGTTTCAAGGTACGTGACGACATGCAGCTACGCCTCGCGGAATCGTTTGAAACCGCGTTGAAACTCGCCAACGGCATTGCGCGGGTCGCACCGATGGAAGGCGAGGGCGAGGAAATGGTGTTTTCAGCCAACTACGCCTGCCCGCATTGTGGCTGGGCACTGGCGGAACTCGAACCGCGCCTGTTTTCCTTCAACGCGCCCGCCGGAGCGTGTCAGACCTGCGACGGGCTGGGCGTGGAACAATTTTTCGACCCGCAACGGGTGGTGGTAAACCCATCCATGAGCCTTGCGGGTGGCGCAGTGCGCGGCTGGGATCGGCGCAACGCCTACTACTTCCAGATGCTGACGTCTTTGGCCGACCATTTCCATTTTGACGTGGAACAGCCGTGGGATGAATTGCCCGCCGCTGTCCACAAACTGATCCTGAGCGGCAGCGGTTTGGAGGAGGTGGAATTCACCTACGTCGGGCAAAAAGGCCAGGTCTACCAGCGTTCGCACACCTTTGAAGGCGTATTGAACAACCTCAAGCGCCGTTACCGCGAAACCGATTCCAACGCGGTGCGCGAAGAATTGTCGAAATACCTTGCCAGCCGTGCCTGCCCCGATTGCGGTGGTACGCGCCTCAACGAACAAGCCCGCAACGTGTTTATCGCGGGCAAAAACCTGCCATCCACCACCCACATGGCGATAGGCGAAAGCCATGCATTTTTCCGCGACCTGCAATTGCCCGGCACGCAAGGCAAGATTGCCGAAAAGATCGTGCGTGAAATCACCTTGCGGTTGGCGTTTCTGGTTAACGTGGGGCTGGATTATTTGACCCTGAGCCGCAGTTCGGAAACCTTGTCCGGCGGTGAAGCGCAACGCATCCGCCTTGCCTCGCAAATCGGCGCGGGGCTGGTCGGGGTGATGTACGTGCTGGATGAGCCATCCATCGGCTTGCACCAGCGCGACAACGAACGCTTGCTGAAAACGCTGTTCCACCTGCGTGACCTCGGCAATACCGTGATCGTGGTGGAACACGACGAAGACGCGATCCGTTCCGCCGATTACGTGCTGGATATTGGCCCCGGTGCGGGCGTGCATGGGGGCTACATTATCGCGCAAGGCACGCCGGACGAAGTGTTTGCCACGCCGGATTCGGTCACGGGGCAATTCATGTCCGGGCGGCGCAGCATTACCATCCCTGCCCAGCGCACCCCGTTTGACCCGGAACGCACCTTGAAAGTGGTCGGCGCGACCGGCAATAACTTGAATGATGTGACGCTGGAAATTCCGCTGGGCTTGCTGACCTGCATCACGGGCGTGTCGGGGTCGGGCAAATCGACGCTGATCAACCGCACGCTGTTCCCGTTTCTGGCGCGGCATCTGCACGACAGCAGCGTGGACGTTGCCCCAGTGCGTGAAGTGTTGGGCGCGGATCAGATCGACAAGATCATCGACATCGACCAAAGCCCGATTGGGCGTACTCCGCGTTCTAATCCAGCCACTTACACCGGGGTGTTCACTGCGATTCGCGACATGTTCGCGGCCACGCAGGAAGCGCGTTCACGAGGCTACCAGCCCGGCAGGTTCTCATTCAACGTCAAGGGCGGGCGCTGCGAAGCCTGTTCCGGCGACGGTTTGATCAAGGTGGAGATGCACTTCCTACCGGATGTTTATGTGACGTGTGAAGTGTGCGAAGGCAAGCGTTACAACCGCGAAACGCTGGACGTGCGCTACAAGGGCAAGAACATCAGCGAAGTGCTGGCGATGACGGTGGAAGATGCCTGCGAATTCTTCGCCGCTGTGCCGTCGATCCACACCAAACTGCAAACGCTGATGGACGTGGGGTTGTCGTACATTACCTTGGGGCAGAACGCTACCACGCTCTCCGGCGGTGAAGCGCAGCGGGTCAAGCTGGCGAAAGAGTTGTCCAAACGCGGCACGGGCAAGACGATTTACATTCTGGATGAGCCGACCACCGGGCTGCATTTCCACGACGTTGACCAGTTGTTGAAAGTGCTGCACCGCTTGCGCGATGGCGGCAATACCGTGGTGGTGATTGAGCACAATCTGGATGTGATCAAGACGGCGGATTGGGTGGTGGATTTGGGACCCGAGGGCGGAAGTCGCGGCGGGAATATCATTGCGGTCGGTACGCCGGAACAGGTGGCGGAGGTGGAAGGGTCGTTTACCGGGCATTTCCTCAAACGGATGTTGTGA
- a CDS encoding IS5 family transposase, whose product MPKKSAIKTSLFAAEEREQKLDRKGDLLSTLNQHVNFVALAAEIDHIAPRPSDKRGGRPPYPTELMVRILVLQHLYNLSDEALEYQLLDRLSFQRFCGLRHSSTIPDANTLWVFRERISEAGGADVLFDAVQRQLQQHGFIARGGQIVDATLVEAPKQHFHKEEKVLLEQAATPADWTPAQRRQKDTEASWTKKHGKSYHGYKLSISADRKYKLIRKRHISTAKEHDTNHFEAVLDRANTSRDVWADKGYEDQSREQRINQGSWRLHIQHKAKKGKPQSDCQKRRNTRIARPRARVEHVFGSICAMGGKAIRSIGLARAVFGLSIKAAVYNLRRLCSLKEGGVVPI is encoded by the coding sequence ATGCCCAAGAAAAGTGCCATCAAAACCAGTCTGTTTGCCGCCGAAGAGCGTGAACAGAAACTCGACCGCAAGGGCGACCTGCTGTCCACGCTGAACCAGCACGTCAACTTTGTCGCCTTGGCAGCAGAAATCGACCACATCGCCCCACGCCCCAGTGACAAACGAGGAGGTCGTCCGCCCTACCCAACGGAACTAATGGTACGTATCTTGGTATTACAACACCTTTACAACCTGTCGGACGAGGCATTGGAATACCAGTTGCTTGACCGACTGTCGTTCCAACGGTTCTGTGGTCTGCGGCATTCCAGCACGATCCCGGATGCCAACACCTTGTGGGTATTCCGTGAACGGATCAGCGAGGCAGGTGGCGCGGATGTGCTGTTTGATGCCGTCCAACGGCAGTTACAACAGCACGGTTTTATTGCCCGTGGTGGTCAAATCGTCGATGCCACGCTGGTGGAAGCACCTAAACAACATTTCCACAAAGAAGAAAAAGTGCTGTTGGAACAAGCGGCAACACCTGCTGACTGGACGCCTGCCCAACGTCGCCAAAAGGATACGGAAGCAAGCTGGACGAAGAAACACGGTAAAAGCTACCACGGCTACAAACTCAGCATCAGTGCCGACCGGAAATACAAACTCATCCGCAAACGCCACATCAGCACTGCCAAAGAGCATGACACCAACCATTTTGAAGCGGTGCTTGACCGAGCCAACACCAGCCGTGACGTATGGGCGGACAAAGGTTACGAAGACCAATCCCGTGAACAACGCATCAACCAAGGTAGCTGGCGGTTACACATCCAGCACAAAGCCAAGAAAGGCAAACCGCAATCCGACTGCCAGAAACGCCGCAACACCCGCATCGCCAGACCCCGCGCACGGGTTGAGCATGTGTTTGGGTCAATCTGTGCGATGGGTGGCAAAGCCATCCGTAGCATTGGGTTGGCACGGGCAGTATTCGGACTCAGCATCAAGGCTGCCGTATACAACCTGCGTCGGCTTTGTTCGCTCAAAGAAGGCGGAGTTGTGCCCATTTGA
- a CDS encoding MFS transporter, whose amino-acid sequence MNSLEWRVTASLAAIYAVRMLGLFMILPVFALYAETLPDSTPFLAGFAIGIYGLTQAIFQIPLGVLSDKIGRKPVIIGGLLVFALGSVIAATAHSMWIIIVGRAVQGLGAIAGPTMALAADLTREENRTRIMAVIGMTIGLSFMGGMILGPLISQFHGVGVPGIFWFTMILALSGIALVIFAVPTPARITRHRDAGIIKGYLGTALRNIALLRMNAGVFIIHLVMTANFLVLPAIFEHELALPRAEHWKIYLPVFAGSFLVAIPLIILAEKKQQIRTLLLGSTLALILAETGMALGHTQIDWLLAAFFLFFVGFNFLEATQPSLVAKYSDVSTKGTAMGIFSSSQFLGIFAGGSLGGMINHTWGETGVFVFSAIVVLIWFVIALQLPQPTFYTSRILKLDPLLLSDPQRLHKELLAVPGVKEIAIAADECVAYLKLDKASLDEAALDAFSPPSA is encoded by the coding sequence ATGAATAGTCTGGAATGGCGTGTCACCGCCTCGCTTGCTGCCATTTACGCTGTGCGGATGCTTGGCCTGTTCATGATCCTGCCCGTGTTTGCGCTGTATGCCGAAACCCTGCCGGATTCCACCCCGTTTCTGGCAGGCTTCGCGATTGGCATTTATGGCCTGACACAAGCCATTTTTCAGATTCCGCTGGGGGTGCTCTCGGACAAAATCGGGCGTAAACCGGTGATCATCGGCGGCTTGCTGGTGTTTGCACTGGGTAGCGTGATTGCGGCAACAGCACACTCCATGTGGATTATCATCGTCGGGCGAGCCGTGCAAGGCTTGGGCGCGATTGCAGGCCCGACCATGGCATTGGCCGCTGATCTGACGCGTGAAGAAAACCGTACCCGCATCATGGCCGTGATCGGCATGACCATTGGTTTATCGTTCATGGGTGGGATGATCCTCGGCCCCCTCATCAGCCAGTTCCACGGTGTCGGCGTGCCGGGCATTTTCTGGTTTACCATGATACTGGCCTTGTCAGGCATTGCACTGGTGATATTCGCCGTACCTACTCCCGCACGCATTACCCGTCACCGCGATGCCGGAATCATCAAAGGTTATCTGGGCACTGCACTGCGCAACATTGCTCTGTTACGCATGAATGCAGGCGTATTCATTATCCATCTGGTGATGACCGCCAACTTTCTGGTATTGCCCGCGATTTTTGAACATGAGCTTGCCCTACCCCGCGCCGAACACTGGAAAATCTACCTACCGGTGTTTGCAGGCTCGTTTCTGGTCGCCATCCCGCTGATTATTCTCGCCGAAAAGAAGCAGCAAATCCGTACCCTGTTACTGGGCAGTACCCTTGCCCTAATTCTCGCGGAAACTGGCATGGCACTGGGGCATACGCAAATCGACTGGTTACTGGCGGCGTTTTTCCTGTTTTTTGTCGGCTTCAATTTTCTGGAGGCCACCCAGCCCTCACTGGTCGCCAAATACTCCGATGTCAGCACCAAAGGCACGGCGATGGGCATTTTCAGCAGCTCACAATTCCTCGGCATTTTTGCGGGCGGTTCCCTCGGTGGCATGATCAACCATACGTGGGGGGAAACCGGCGTATTCGTGTTCAGCGCCATCGTGGTGCTGATCTGGTTTGTGATTGCCCTGCAATTACCGCAGCCGACCTTCTATACTAGTCGGATACTGAAGCTCGACCCACTGCTACTGTCTGACCCGCAGCGCCTGCACAAGGAGTTGCTGGCAGTACCAGGCGTCAAGGAAATCGCCATTGCAGCAGATGAGTGCGTCGCTTATCTGAAACTCGACAAGGCCAGTCTGGACGAGGCCGCTCTGGATGCATTCTCCCCCCCTTCAGCGTAG
- a CDS encoding BrnT family toxin: MKYNFEWDPVKAKTNLKKHKISFEEAAEVFLDPLHLTIPDDEHSDTEERWVTLGNTKAHKVHLVVHTFLTYYDDQVTIRIISARPATRHEQRQYEDLG, translated from the coding sequence ATGAAATATAATTTCGAGTGGGATCCAGTCAAGGCTAAGACCAACCTTAAAAAACATAAAATTAGCTTTGAAGAGGCAGCGGAAGTGTTTCTTGACCCCCTGCATTTAACCATCCCTGACGACGAACACAGTGACACTGAAGAACGTTGGGTTACTTTGGGTAATACCAAAGCACACAAGGTTCATTTGGTGGTGCATACTTTTCTAACGTATTACGACGATCAGGTCACGATACGAATCATTTCTGCTAGACCTGCTACACGCCATGAACAACGACAGTATGAGGATTTAGGATGA
- the ssb gene encoding single-stranded DNA-binding protein, whose amino-acid sequence MARGINKVILVGTVGKDPEMKYMPSGDAMANISVATNESWKDKNTGEKKEATEWHRVVFFRGLADVVGKYLRKGQQVYIEGSLKTRSWEKDGQKHYSTEIVASDMQMLGGRPGGGMESGHYEDSPAPRGNQGNTGGGYSGGSAPASSGGSNNSNNFEDFDDDIPF is encoded by the coding sequence ATGGCACGAGGTATCAACAAAGTTATTCTGGTCGGCACGGTCGGCAAAGACCCTGAAATGAAATACATGCCCAGCGGCGATGCGATGGCGAATATCAGCGTCGCCACCAATGAATCCTGGAAAGACAAAAATACCGGCGAGAAAAAAGAAGCTACCGAATGGCATCGCGTCGTATTTTTCCGGGGCTTGGCAGATGTGGTAGGCAAATACTTGCGTAAAGGCCAACAAGTCTACATTGAAGGCAGCCTGAAAACGCGCTCATGGGAAAAGGACGGCCAGAAACATTACTCTACTGAAATTGTCGCTTCTGACATGCAAATGCTGGGCGGGCGTCCGGGTGGTGGTATGGAATCAGGTCATTACGAAGATTCCCCAGCACCTCGCGGCAATCAGGGTAATACAGGCGGTGGTTACTCCGGTGGCAGCGCACCGGCATCGAGTGGTGGCAGCAATAACTCCAATAACTTTGAAGACTTCGATGACGACATCCCGTTCTAG
- the radC gene encoding RadC family protein, which translates to MAITDWPLEDRPREKLMSRGAQALSDAELLAIFLRVGVKGKTAVDLSRELLQTFGSLRQLFDADAQNFCATHGMGEAKYVQLQAVLEMSRRYLGEKMRRGDALTDPDAVRFYLTSKLRDYRFEVFACLFLDNRHRVIQYEELFRGTIDGASVHPREVVRRALHHNAAAIIFAHNHPSGVAEPSQADERITQKLKDALHLIDVRVLDHFVIGDQVVSFAERGLL; encoded by the coding sequence ATGGCAATTACTGACTGGCCGCTTGAAGACCGACCCCGCGAGAAGTTGATGTCACGTGGCGCACAAGCGCTATCCGATGCTGAATTGCTGGCTATTTTCCTGCGGGTCGGTGTCAAGGGCAAAACCGCCGTTGACCTCTCGCGGGAGTTGTTACAAACGTTTGGTAGTCTACGTCAATTATTTGATGCAGACGCACAAAATTTTTGTGCAACGCACGGTATGGGGGAAGCCAAATACGTGCAACTGCAAGCCGTGCTGGAAATGTCGCGGCGTTATCTGGGTGAGAAAATGCGCCGTGGCGACGCCTTGACGGACCCGGATGCAGTACGCTTTTACCTCACATCCAAATTGCGTGACTACCGTTTCGAGGTGTTCGCCTGCCTGTTTCTGGATAATCGTCACCGGGTAATCCAGTACGAGGAGCTGTTTCGTGGCACCATCGACGGAGCCAGTGTACACCCACGTGAGGTGGTGCGCCGTGCGCTGCATCACAATGCGGCTGCTATTATTTTCGCCCACAACCATCCCTCCGGTGTCGCTGAACCCAGTCAGGCGGATGAGCGGATTACCCAGAAACTCAAGGATGCCTTGCACCTGATTGATGTACGGGTGCTGGATCATTTTGTGATCGGTGATCAAGTAGTGTCGTTTGCTGAGCGTGGGTTGTTGTAG
- a CDS encoding heavy metal translocating P-type ATPase, translated as MALLELALLGFSGGFFYAGKKPEKTGNKRNALARLRAALAPIKAHKQSLQTFIAESPDQEADEKALADQRELKRTASVFAGSTAIAVAGTVLYPPLAVLSVPGAVYLLRDVYVNTADTVIKGKPVGVDPLMAIFTTSMLYQGHFVVSHFFISLYLLNRQLIKRVKQESKRNIIDVFRDQPSTAWVIIDGTEVEQQVSAIREKAIVVVRAGESVPVDGQVLEGFAAVDQHMLTGESQPVEKSAGDTVFACTVVLTGSIHVQVEKTGEETASARIGQILNSTVDFKTSKQLWAEKITQQTVMPTLGLSALTLALAGPTTALIFINSHFRYRLMLATSTSALTFLNLAAQKGVLLKSGIILEKMQNIDTVVFDKTGTLTLETPNVAEVTAFGDWDANTILGLAASVEGRQSHPVAKAICNKAAALGLQVEASHEASYQVGYGLVASIGKQQIQVGSLRYAQQQGFAIPPALLDKAEQCHLLGNSLIIVSVDGVIAGAIELQATIRPETSAVIQRLRDQGLSLHIISGDHPAPTKRLAETLHIDNYHAEVLPETKAEIIKQLQAEGRSVCYIGDGINDAIALKEASVSVSLRGASSVATDTAEVILMDQNLNRLCDLFQLAREYDQNVKTTSQMVIIPSLMNLGLAFVPGYGLAASMTLSATSVLAGFGSSMLPLIRHQQTRIIG; from the coding sequence ATGGCTTTGCTTGAGCTCGCGTTATTAGGTTTCAGTGGTGGTTTTTTTTATGCTGGAAAAAAGCCTGAAAAAACTGGCAATAAACGCAATGCCCTTGCTAGGCTCAGGGCGGCACTGGCTCCCATAAAAGCGCATAAACAGTCACTCCAGACCTTTATTGCCGAATCTCCCGATCAGGAAGCCGATGAAAAAGCCCTTGCGGATCAACGTGAGCTAAAAAGAACTGCCTCCGTCTTTGCTGGCTCAACAGCCATTGCCGTGGCGGGAACAGTGCTTTACCCGCCGCTGGCGGTTCTGAGTGTGCCGGGAGCAGTCTATCTGCTGCGGGATGTGTATGTTAATACTGCCGACACAGTGATCAAAGGCAAGCCTGTCGGTGTTGACCCGTTAATGGCGATTTTCACCACCAGTATGCTTTATCAGGGGCATTTCGTCGTCAGCCATTTTTTCATTTCCCTGTATTTGCTAAACCGGCAACTGATTAAACGGGTCAAGCAGGAATCGAAGAGAAACATCATTGATGTCTTCCGCGACCAGCCGAGTACCGCGTGGGTCATTATTGATGGCACAGAGGTGGAACAACAGGTCAGCGCCATTCGGGAAAAAGCGATCGTGGTGGTCAGGGCGGGGGAATCCGTGCCGGTTGACGGGCAGGTGCTGGAAGGCTTTGCTGCGGTGGATCAACACATGCTAACCGGGGAATCCCAGCCAGTGGAGAAAAGTGCAGGCGACACCGTATTTGCTTGCACCGTTGTCCTGACCGGCTCTATCCATGTGCAGGTAGAAAAAACCGGGGAAGAAACCGCTTCCGCCCGCATCGGGCAGATTCTTAACAGTACCGTGGACTTCAAAACCAGCAAACAACTCTGGGCGGAAAAGATTACCCAGCAGACCGTAATGCCCACCTTGGGTCTGAGTGCTCTGACGCTGGCGCTGGCTGGGCCGACTACTGCATTGATCTTCATCAACTCCCATTTCCGCTATCGCCTGATGCTGGCTACGTCCACCTCGGCATTGACCTTCCTGAATCTGGCGGCGCAAAAAGGCGTGTTGCTGAAGTCAGGCATCATACTGGAGAAGATGCAAAACATAGACACGGTGGTCTTCGACAAAACCGGCACACTGACGCTGGAGACGCCTAACGTTGCTGAGGTCACTGCCTTTGGTGACTGGGATGCCAATACCATTCTCGGCCTTGCCGCATCGGTCGAAGGCCGCCAAAGCCATCCGGTAGCCAAAGCGATTTGCAACAAGGCAGCCGCACTCGGTTTGCAGGTCGAAGCCAGTCATGAGGCCAGCTATCAGGTCGGTTACGGTCTGGTCGCCAGTATTGGTAAGCAACAGATTCAGGTGGGCAGTCTGCGTTATGCCCAGCAACAAGGCTTCGCGATTCCGCCCGCGCTGCTGGACAAGGCCGAACAATGCCACTTACTGGGTAACTCACTGATTATCGTCAGTGTGGATGGTGTCATTGCCGGTGCCATTGAGTTACAAGCCACGATTCGCCCGGAAACCAGCGCAGTGATTCAGAGACTGCGTGATCAGGGTTTGTCCTTGCACATTATTTCTGGCGATCATCCGGCGCCCACCAAACGGCTGGCGGAAACCCTGCATATTGATAATTACCATGCGGAAGTGCTGCCGGAAACCAAGGCGGAAATCATAAAGCAGCTTCAGGCCGAAGGGCGTTCGGTGTGTTACATCGGTGATGGCATCAATGACGCCATTGCACTCAAGGAAGCCAGCGTTTCGGTGTCGTTGCGGGGTGCATCCAGCGTGGCAACCGATACTGCCGAAGTCATTCTTATGGATCAAAATCTGAACCGCTTGTGTGACCTGTTCCAGTTAGCCCGCGAGTACGACCAGAATGTGAAAACCACTTCCCAGATGGTCATCATTCCTTCACTGATGAATCTGGGTCTGGCTTTCGTTCCCGGCTACGGGCTGGCTGCTTCGATGACCCTGAGTGCTACCAGTGTATTGGCAGGCTTTGGCAGTTCCATGTTGCCACTGATTCGCCACCAACAAACCCGAATCATTGGCTGA
- the dbpA gene encoding ATP-dependent RNA helicase DbpA — protein MPNSFANLNLPPQQLANLGNLGYKLMTGIQAKALPPALQGSDLIGQAKTGSGKTAVFAITLLAKLDPQNFAIQALVMCPTRELSAQVATEIRRLARYQPNIKVVTLTGGQPLAPQATSLEHGAHVIVGTPGRIGDHIGKKTIDLSQIHTLVLDEADRMLEMGFMEDIGRIISLTPKYRQTLLFSATYPDDIKRLSAQFQRNPVEVKAEALHHAGVINQHSFLCEKTQRLQALEILLAHFKPRSAVIFCNMKVGVREITEHLDQLGFSVKALHGEMDQRDRDEVFVQFKHNSFNILVATDVAARGLDIEDLPCVINYELPHDADVYIHRVGRTGRAGKEGMALNLLTDAERHKLADIGIAQKTELDYEVITALPKAALSPTQPNNVTLRIAAERKEKIRPGDILGALTGEGGINGKSVGKIDVMDYAAYVAIERSAAKQALACLLNGKIKGRKFKVTKL, from the coding sequence ATGCCCAATTCCTTTGCGAATTTGAATCTCCCCCCCCAACAACTCGCCAACCTCGGCAACCTAGGTTACAAATTAATGACCGGGATTCAGGCCAAAGCCCTGCCACCCGCGTTACAAGGCTCTGACCTGATTGGGCAAGCCAAAACCGGCAGCGGCAAAACCGCCGTATTCGCCATTACCTTGCTGGCCAAACTTGACCCACAAAACTTTGCCATACAAGCCTTGGTGATGTGCCCTACCCGCGAACTCAGTGCGCAAGTCGCCACCGAAATCCGCCGCCTTGCCCGTTACCAGCCCAATATCAAAGTCGTCACCTTAACGGGCGGACAACCTCTCGCACCGCAAGCCACCTCGCTGGAACACGGCGCACACGTCATCGTCGGCACACCGGGGCGCATCGGCGACCATATCGGCAAAAAGACGATTGACCTCAGCCAGATTCACACACTGGTGCTTGATGAGGCCGACCGGATGCTGGAAATGGGCTTCATGGAAGACATTGGCAGAATCATCAGCCTCACCCCCAAATACCGCCAAACCTTGCTGTTTTCCGCCACCTACCCGGACGACATTAAACGCCTGAGTGCACAATTTCAGCGTAACCCCGTCGAAGTCAAAGCCGAAGCCTTACATCACGCAGGCGTCATCAACCAGCACTCATTCCTGTGTGAAAAGACCCAGCGCTTACAAGCGCTTGAAATCCTGCTAGCGCATTTCAAACCCCGTTCTGCGGTGATTTTCTGCAATATGAAAGTCGGTGTACGTGAAATCACCGAACACCTCGACCAACTTGGTTTCAGCGTCAAAGCCCTGCACGGTGAAATGGACCAACGTGACCGCGATGAAGTCTTCGTGCAATTCAAGCACAACAGTTTCAACATACTGGTTGCTACCGACGTCGCCGCTCGCGGGCTGGACATCGAAGACCTGCCTTGCGTCATCAACTACGAATTGCCGCACGATGCTGATGTTTACATCCACCGCGTCGGGCGTACCGGGCGAGCGGGCAAGGAAGGCATGGCGCTCAACCTGCTCACCGATGCCGAACGCCACAAACTCGCTGACATTGGTATCGCGCAAAAAACCGAACTGGACTACGAAGTCATTACCGCGCTACCTAAAGCCGCCCTCAGCCCCACCCAGCCCAACAACGTGACATTACGCATTGCTGCCGAGCGTAAGGAAAAAATTCGCCCCGGTGACATTCTCGGCGCATTGACTGGCGAAGGCGGTATCAACGGCAAATCCGTCGGCAAAATCGACGTGATGGATTACGCTGCTTACGTCGCCATCGAGCGCAGCGCTGCCAAACAAGCCCTCGCTTGCCTGCTCAATGGCAAAATCAAAGGGCGCAAATTCAAGGTTACAAAGTTGTAA